Proteins encoded by one window of Flagellimonas lutaonensis:
- a CDS encoding helix-turn-helix domain-containing protein — translation MKKFLKVWAKRYLMEYDVETSAYTQEKYKKSGLTLEQAVAIKNSIESAFEEEKIYRQNDIGLVELSNHIGYDRYKVSEVINKYYAMNFYALLNFYRINEAKELLVSKPFSSVKSVMYEVGFNSKNSFYNAFKKDTGLSPNDFRNLWAYTENSPQQFQFH, via the coding sequence ATGAAAAAGTTTTTAAAGGTCTGGGCCAAGAGGTATCTAATGGAATACGATGTAGAAACAAGTGCTTACACCCAAGAAAAGTATAAAAAATCTGGGTTGACCCTAGAGCAGGCGGTCGCGATTAAGAACAGCATAGAATCGGCGTTCGAAGAAGAAAAGATTTATCGACAAAACGATATTGGTTTGGTCGAGCTTTCTAACCACATCGGTTATGACAGATATAAGGTTTCAGAAGTGATCAACAAATATTATGCGATGAACTTCTATGCCTTGCTGAATTTTTACCGTATTAATGAAGCCAAGGAATTGTTGGTATCAAAACCTTTTTCCAGTGTTAAATCGGTTATGTACGAAGTGGGCTTCAATAGCAAGAATAGTTTCTACAATGCCTTTAAGAAAGACACGGGCCTAAGTCCAAACGACTTCAGAAACCTATGGGCCTATACCGAAAATAGCCCACAGCAGTTTCAATTCCATTGA